A region of Streptomyces sp. NBC_01750 DNA encodes the following proteins:
- a CDS encoding TrmH family RNA methyltransferase, with translation MADLITVEDPDDPRLRDYTGLTDVELRRRREPAEGLFIAEGEKVIRRAKDAGYEMRSMLLSAKWVDVMRDVIDELPAPVYAVSPELAERVTGYHVHRGALASMQRKPLPTADELLRTTRRVVVMESVNDHTNIGAIFRSAAALGMDAVLLSPDCADPLYRRSVKVSMGAVFSVPYARLESWPRGLESVREAGFRLLALTPDEKASAIDDAAPHRLERVALMLGAEGDGLSTQALVAADEWVRIPMSHGVDSLNVGAAAAVAFYAVATGRPQS, from the coding sequence GTGGCTGATCTCATCACTGTCGAGGATCCCGACGACCCGCGCCTGCGCGACTACACGGGCCTGACCGACGTCGAGCTCCGGCGCAGGCGCGAACCCGCCGAGGGCCTGTTCATCGCCGAGGGCGAGAAGGTCATCAGACGGGCCAAGGACGCCGGTTACGAGATGCGCTCCATGCTGCTCTCGGCCAAATGGGTCGATGTGATGCGCGACGTCATAGACGAACTCCCGGCCCCGGTCTACGCCGTCAGCCCGGAGCTCGCCGAGCGGGTCACCGGCTACCACGTGCACCGCGGCGCGCTCGCCTCCATGCAGCGCAAGCCGCTGCCGACGGCCGACGAGCTGCTCCGGACGACCCGACGGGTGGTCGTGATGGAGTCGGTGAACGACCACACCAACATCGGCGCGATCTTCCGCAGCGCCGCCGCTCTCGGCATGGACGCTGTGCTGCTCTCCCCGGACTGTGCGGACCCCCTCTACCGCCGCTCGGTCAAGGTCTCCATGGGCGCGGTCTTCTCCGTCCCGTACGCCCGCCTCGAATCCTGGCCCAGGGGCCTGGAGTCCGTACGGGAAGCGGGGTTCAGGCTCCTCGCTCTCACCCCCGACGAGAAGGCCTCGGCGATCGACGACGCGGCCCCGCACCGGCTGGAGCGCGTCGCGCTGATGCTCGGCGCGGAGGGCGACGGGCTCTCCACCCAGGCGCTGGTCGCCGCCGACGAGTGGGTACGCATCCCGATGTCGCACGGCGTCGACTCGCTCAATGTGGGCGCGGCCGCCGCGGTCGCGTTCTACGCCGTGGCGACGGGCCGCCCGCAGTCCTGA
- the cobA gene encoding uroporphyrinogen-III C-methyltransferase, whose amino-acid sequence MAEHAARAAHPAYPVGLRLSGRRVVVIGGGQVAQRRLPALIAAGADIVLVSPSATPSVEAMADAGEIRWIKRAYEDGDLADTWYALVATSDADANNAASAEAERTRTWCVRSDDAGAATAWTPATGRSEGVTVAVLTTEVSGRDPRRSAALRDAIVEGLRDGTLAAPHHRTRTPGVALVGGGPGDPDLITVRGRRLLAEADVVIADRLGPRDLLDELPPHVEVIDAAKIPYGRYMAQEAINNALIEHAKAGKAVVRLKGGDPFVFGRGMEEAQALAEAGIACTVVPGISSSISVPGAAGIPVTHRGVAHEFTVVSGHVAPDDERSLVDWPSLAKLRGTLVVLMGVDKIGAIAQTLVAHGKAPETPVALVQEGTTASQRRVDATLATVAETARAEDVRPPAVIVIGDVVAVGTK is encoded by the coding sequence ATGGCCGAGCACGCCGCGCGCGCCGCGCATCCCGCCTATCCCGTCGGACTCCGCCTCTCCGGGCGGCGCGTCGTCGTCATCGGCGGCGGCCAGGTCGCCCAGCGCCGGCTGCCCGCGCTCATCGCGGCCGGTGCCGACATCGTTCTCGTGTCGCCGTCCGCGACGCCCTCCGTCGAGGCGATGGCCGACGCCGGCGAGATCCGCTGGATCAAGCGCGCCTACGAGGACGGCGACCTCGCCGACACCTGGTACGCCCTCGTCGCCACCTCCGACGCCGACGCGAACAACGCCGCATCCGCCGAGGCCGAGCGCACCCGCACCTGGTGCGTACGCTCCGACGACGCCGGCGCCGCCACCGCCTGGACCCCCGCGACAGGCCGGTCCGAAGGCGTGACCGTCGCCGTCCTCACCACTGAGGTGTCCGGCCGCGACCCCCGACGGTCCGCCGCCCTGCGCGACGCCATCGTCGAGGGCCTGCGCGACGGCACCCTCGCCGCCCCCCATCACCGCACCCGTACCCCGGGCGTCGCTCTCGTCGGCGGTGGTCCGGGCGATCCCGACCTGATCACCGTTCGCGGCCGCCGCCTCCTCGCCGAGGCCGACGTCGTCATCGCCGACCGCCTCGGCCCCCGTGACCTCCTCGACGAACTCCCGCCGCACGTCGAGGTGATCGACGCCGCGAAGATCCCGTACGGCCGTTACATGGCCCAGGAGGCCATCAACAACGCCCTGATCGAGCACGCCAAGGCCGGCAAGGCGGTCGTACGGCTCAAGGGCGGCGACCCCTTCGTCTTCGGCCGCGGCATGGAAGAGGCCCAGGCCCTCGCCGAGGCCGGCATCGCCTGCACCGTCGTGCCCGGTATCTCCAGCTCGATCTCTGTCCCGGGCGCTGCCGGAATCCCGGTCACCCACCGTGGAGTGGCCCACGAGTTCACCGTCGTCAGTGGCCATGTCGCCCCGGACGACGAGCGTTCGCTCGTCGACTGGCCGTCCCTCGCCAAGCTCCGCGGCACGCTGGTCGTCCTCATGGGCGTCGACAAGATCGGTGCGATCGCGCAGACCCTTGTCGCCCATGGGAAGGCCCCCGAGACCCCCGTCGCGCTGGTCCAGGAGGGCACGACCGCCTCCCAGCGACGTGTCGACGCCACCCTCGCGACCGTCGCCGAGACGGCCAGGGCCGAGGACGTACGGCCCCCGGCCGTCATCGTCATCGGCGACGTGGTCGCCGTAGGAACAAAGTAA
- the cobT gene encoding nicotinate-nucleotide--dimethylbenzimidazole phosphoribosyltransferase — MTDTGQIPGEGLPENAGMVEQPGIPAPGAYTFLGPSENGPEEDDLLLMPGAQGAWSDPQPGAAPGMGAQGPVAQTPVAQMPMAPAPAHAAGGLAPVAVPVSRDQAPTPEQMASGRQFSEHQVFEQQFSEHLGSEQHVGVSASAQLSAGQEFAGQEFVSQEFAAPESAATVEPVAPAFAEEPAAAAAEAFAPAAQVPPLSEPGAHESGGRDSGSVDLNGVRIPPTSATPTPPPARRPLHMGPPVPDSTGGVVRSLADRGPAGTTPPHAVPAPGPASPATGLEYLDIPRDGSAGTLPGPQLGEIPPQAGAPWDPQPPQPQMFTAVPAETVVPEPAPVVAEAVAVPAPAPEPTPAGQFVPVDGPLPAMPYLAAAPVDVPVQREMVQPEMVQVEMMQQEPEPERAAGPVPVQEAEAVVEPEPVSLPEPEAGAKVPAPRDGGWDMPQEVSAETAAQPDPEVEPEPESAPEVIEAMNVAEVVEAEEPAPAPEPASESAPAPEFAPAPEPEPEQMPAAAAARPAPAPAPGYDDAEREAVLRVMRERRDIRNGFRSDPIPHEVLLRVLEAAHTAPSVGHSQPWDFVVIRSAETRRTMHELAQRQREAYAKSLPKGRAKQFKELKIEAILDTPVNIVVTADPTRGGRHTLGRHTQPQMAPYSSALAVENLWLAARAEGLGVGWVSFFDEREMVRALGLPEHLEVVAYLCVGYVDEFPEEPELMQAGWSKRRPLSWVVHEETYGRRALPGEEPHDLLQETVSNIRPLDAKALGEAWERQKRMTKPAGALGMLEIISAQLSGLSRMCPPPIPEPAAVAIFAGDHGVHAQGVTAWPQEVTAQMVANFLGGGAVCNAFANQVGAEVCVIDVGVAGDLPATPGLLPRKVRPGTADFTTGLALSREEVLSAVEVGIETARDLVAAGNKALLTGEMGIANTTVSAALISVYTEIDPSEITGRGTGINDEMHARKVDVVRRALELHAPDPADPIGVLSAVGGLEHAALVGFILGGASLRTPVVLDGVSAGAAALVARAIAPEALAACIAGHRSAEPGHVAALNKLGLRPLVDLDLRLGEGTGALLALPVVQSAARAMHEVATFDSAGVTEK; from the coding sequence ATGACTGACACCGGCCAGATCCCGGGCGAGGGGCTGCCGGAGAACGCAGGCATGGTGGAGCAGCCGGGCATCCCCGCTCCTGGCGCGTACACCTTCCTGGGCCCCTCCGAGAACGGTCCCGAAGAAGATGATCTCCTGCTGATGCCGGGAGCGCAGGGCGCGTGGAGCGACCCGCAGCCGGGCGCGGCGCCGGGCATGGGGGCACAGGGGCCGGTGGCGCAGACGCCGGTCGCGCAGATGCCGATGGCTCCGGCGCCCGCGCACGCCGCGGGTGGGCTCGCGCCTGTGGCTGTGCCGGTGTCGAGAGACCAGGCGCCGACGCCCGAGCAGATGGCTTCCGGGCGGCAGTTTTCCGAGCATCAGGTCTTTGAGCAGCAGTTTTCCGAGCACCTGGGTTCCGAGCAGCATGTCGGGGTGTCCGCGTCGGCGCAGCTGTCCGCGGGTCAGGAGTTCGCGGGCCAGGAGTTCGTGTCTCAGGAATTTGCGGCGCCGGAGTCCGCAGCGACGGTCGAGCCGGTCGCTCCGGCGTTCGCGGAGGAACCGGCCGCGGCCGCGGCCGAGGCCTTCGCGCCGGCCGCACAGGTCCCGCCGCTGTCCGAGCCGGGCGCGCACGAGTCCGGCGGCCGTGACTCCGGTTCGGTCGACCTCAATGGCGTACGCATCCCGCCCACCTCCGCCACGCCGACTCCGCCGCCCGCGCGCCGGCCGCTGCACATGGGCCCGCCGGTGCCCGACAGCACGGGTGGCGTGGTGCGCTCCCTCGCCGACCGCGGACCGGCGGGTACAACGCCGCCGCACGCCGTGCCCGCGCCCGGCCCCGCGTCGCCAGCGACGGGCCTGGAGTACCTCGACATCCCGCGCGACGGGTCGGCGGGGACGCTGCCGGGCCCGCAGCTGGGCGAGATCCCGCCGCAGGCCGGAGCCCCTTGGGACCCTCAGCCTCCGCAGCCCCAGATGTTCACCGCCGTCCCAGCAGAAACGGTCGTCCCTGAGCCTGCTCCGGTGGTCGCCGAGGCCGTGGCCGTTCCCGCCCCGGCCCCCGAGCCGACACCCGCCGGACAGTTCGTCCCCGTCGACGGACCGCTGCCCGCCATGCCCTACCTGGCGGCGGCGCCGGTCGACGTGCCGGTGCAGCGGGAGATGGTGCAGCCCGAGATGGTGCAGGTCGAGATGATGCAACAGGAGCCCGAGCCCGAGCGGGCGGCCGGGCCCGTGCCTGTGCAGGAAGCGGAAGCCGTGGTGGAGCCGGAACCGGTGTCCCTGCCGGAGCCGGAAGCCGGGGCCAAGGTGCCCGCGCCGCGTGACGGTGGCTGGGACATGCCCCAGGAAGTGTCCGCGGAGACCGCTGCCCAGCCGGACCCCGAAGTCGAGCCCGAGCCCGAGTCGGCTCCCGAGGTGATCGAGGCGATGAACGTGGCCGAGGTCGTCGAGGCCGAGGAGCCCGCGCCCGCACCTGAGCCCGCGTCTGAGTCCGCGCCTGCGCCTGAGTTCGCGCCCGCACCTGAGCCCGAGCCCGAGCAGATGCCCGCGGCGGCCGCTGCCCGGCCCGCGCCCGCGCCCGCACCCGGCTACGACGACGCCGAGCGCGAAGCCGTACTGCGCGTGATGCGGGAGCGCCGCGACATCCGCAACGGCTTCCGTTCCGACCCCATCCCGCACGAGGTGCTGCTGCGCGTCCTCGAGGCCGCGCACACGGCCCCCAGCGTCGGCCACTCGCAGCCCTGGGACTTCGTCGTCATCCGCTCCGCCGAGACCCGGCGCACAATGCACGAACTGGCGCAGCGCCAGCGGGAGGCGTACGCCAAGTCGCTGCCGAAGGGCCGGGCCAAGCAGTTCAAGGAACTGAAGATCGAGGCCATCCTCGACACCCCGGTGAACATCGTGGTCACCGCCGACCCGACGCGCGGCGGCCGCCACACCCTCGGTCGGCACACCCAGCCGCAGATGGCCCCGTACTCCTCGGCCCTCGCCGTCGAGAACCTCTGGCTCGCCGCCCGGGCCGAAGGCCTCGGCGTCGGCTGGGTCAGCTTCTTCGACGAGCGCGAGATGGTGCGCGCGCTGGGTCTGCCCGAGCACCTCGAGGTCGTGGCCTACCTCTGTGTCGGTTATGTCGACGAGTTCCCGGAGGAGCCCGAGCTGATGCAGGCGGGGTGGTCCAAGCGCCGGCCGCTGTCGTGGGTCGTGCACGAGGAGACGTACGGCCGCCGCGCCCTGCCCGGCGAGGAGCCGCACGATCTGCTCCAGGAGACCGTCTCCAACATCCGTCCGCTGGACGCGAAGGCGCTCGGTGAGGCGTGGGAGCGACAGAAGCGGATGACCAAGCCGGCCGGGGCGCTCGGCATGCTGGAGATCATCTCCGCGCAGCTGAGCGGCCTGTCCCGGATGTGCCCGCCGCCGATCCCGGAGCCCGCGGCAGTCGCGATCTTCGCGGGTGACCACGGCGTCCACGCGCAGGGGGTCACCGCCTGGCCGCAGGAGGTGACGGCGCAGATGGTCGCCAACTTCCTTGGCGGCGGGGCCGTCTGCAACGCTTTCGCCAACCAGGTCGGGGCCGAGGTCTGCGTCATCGACGTGGGCGTCGCCGGGGACCTTCCCGCCACGCCGGGTCTGCTGCCGCGCAAGGTCAGGCCCGGTACGGCCGACTTCACGACGGGTCTCGCGCTGAGTCGCGAGGAGGTCCTCTCGGCGGTCGAGGTCGGCATCGAGACGGCGCGGGACTTGGTGGCCGCGGGGAACAAGGCGCTGCTCACCGGTGAGATGGGCATCGCCAACACGACGGTCTCGGCGGCGCTGATCTCCGTGTACACCGAGATCGACCCGAGCGAGATCACGGGCCGCGGTACCGGCATCAACGACGAGATGCACGCCCGCAAGGTCGATGTCGTGCGCCGCGCGCTGGAACTGCACGCGCCGGACCCGGCGGACCCGATCGGCGTGCTGTCGGCGGTCGGCGGCCTGGAGCACGCGGCGCTGGTCGGCTTCATCCTGGGTGGCGCGTCGCTGCGTACGCCGGTGGTGCTGGACGGAGTCTCGGCGGGCGCGGCGGCCCTGGTGGCCCGTGCGATCGCCCCCGAGGCCCTGGCGGCCTGCATCGCGGGCCACCGCAGTGCGGAGCCGGGTCACGTGGCGGCCCTCAACAAACTGGGTCTGCGTCCCCTGGTGGACCTGGACCTCCGCCTCGGCGAGGGCACGGGCGCGCTGCTGGCGCTCCCGGTGGTCCAGAGCGCGGCCAGGGCGATGCATGAGGTGGCAACGTTCGACTCCGCGGGCGTGACGGAGAAGTAA
- the cbiE gene encoding precorrin-6y C5,15-methyltransferase (decarboxylating) subunit CbiE — MADRVTVIGWDGSPLTAAAGSALSAATLVAGAAHHLALPEVPRDAERIRLGSVDLAARRIAGHRGSAVVLADGDPGFFGVVRTLRAPEHGLEVEVVPAVSAVATAFARAGMPWDDAQVVVAHRRTLRRAVNVCRAHSKVAVLTSPGAGPAELALLLEGVHRTFVICEELGTDREQVTVLTSDKAADHVWRDPNVVIVIGGAASAAVPGSGWIAGRDPGYPPAIRGWALPPDPGAGAGAGALGEGESVQLRAAQLARLGPRIGDLVWDIGSAGGALAAEAARFGAAVIAVDADPAACDRTAATARRSGVQLQIVHGRAPHVLERLPEPDVVRIGGGGVPVVTACVDRRPQRIVTHASTRDEAEAIGAALAAGGYVVECALLQSVEMDTAAWAERERSVVFLLSGRQPDRAP, encoded by the coding sequence ATGGCCGACCGCGTCACGGTGATTGGCTGGGACGGCTCGCCCCTCACCGCAGCCGCCGGGTCCGCCCTCTCGGCCGCCACTCTGGTGGCCGGAGCCGCGCACCATCTGGCGCTGCCCGAGGTGCCGCGGGACGCCGAGCGCATCCGGCTCGGCAGCGTCGACCTCGCCGCGCGCCGGATCGCCGGGCACCGCGGCAGCGCAGTCGTTCTCGCCGACGGTGACCCGGGCTTCTTCGGGGTCGTGCGCACCCTGCGCGCGCCGGAGCACGGCCTCGAGGTCGAGGTCGTCCCCGCCGTCTCCGCCGTCGCCACCGCCTTCGCCCGGGCCGGAATGCCGTGGGACGACGCACAGGTCGTCGTCGCCCACCGGCGTACGCTGCGCCGCGCCGTCAATGTGTGCCGGGCGCACTCCAAAGTCGCTGTCCTCACCTCCCCGGGCGCCGGGCCCGCGGAACTCGCCCTGCTCCTGGAAGGCGTCCACCGCACCTTCGTCATCTGCGAGGAACTCGGTACCGACCGTGAGCAGGTCACCGTCCTCACCTCCGACAAAGCCGCCGACCACGTCTGGCGCGACCCCAATGTCGTCATCGTCATCGGCGGAGCGGCGAGCGCGGCCGTGCCGGGCAGCGGCTGGATCGCCGGCCGGGACCCCGGCTATCCGCCGGCGATACGCGGCTGGGCGCTGCCGCCGGATCCCGGTGCCGGTGCCGGTGCCGGTGCCCTCGGCGAGGGCGAGTCGGTGCAGTTGCGCGCCGCGCAACTGGCCCGCCTGGGGCCGCGTATCGGCGACCTCGTGTGGGACATCGGCTCCGCCGGCGGTGCGCTCGCCGCGGAGGCGGCCCGCTTCGGCGCCGCGGTGATTGCCGTCGATGCCGACCCGGCCGCCTGCGACCGTACCGCCGCGACGGCACGGCGCTCCGGAGTCCAGCTTCAGATCGTCCATGGCCGTGCGCCGCATGTGCTGGAGCGGCTGCCCGAGCCCGATGTCGTACGGATCGGGGGTGGGGGAGTACCGGTGGTGACCGCCTGTGTCGACCGGCGGCCGCAGCGCATCGTGACCCACGCCTCGACCCGGGACGAGGCCGAGGCGATCGGCGCGGCACTGGCGGCCGGCGGCTATGTCGTCGAATGCGCGCTTCTGCAGTCCGTCGAAATGGACACCGCGGCATGGGCGGAGCGGGAGCGTTCCGTCGTCTTTCTCCTCTCCGGCCGCCAGCCGGACCGCGCCCCCTGA
- a CDS encoding GNAT family N-acetyltransferase, translated as MELRMTTTFPDVSISTERLVLRPFEEADIPAHTEMMNDELVTAWTSVPQPYTAAHAEEWVCRIAPAERTEGRGIVLAVTEFLTQRLVGTVHLQNTNWRTLATEVAYVTAPWARGEGYATESVLAVAQWLFKIQKFERIELRTAADNTASQQVAQKIGCISEGVLRNAWIARTQTEDGGWADIRTDLIVWSLLPEDIEGVSGRMADAGYASFTDWN; from the coding sequence ATGGAGCTGCGCATGACTACCACCTTCCCGGACGTGTCCATCAGCACGGAGCGGTTGGTGCTGCGCCCCTTCGAGGAAGCCGACATCCCGGCGCACACCGAGATGATGAACGACGAGCTGGTTACCGCCTGGACCTCAGTTCCGCAGCCCTACACGGCGGCGCACGCCGAGGAATGGGTGTGCAGGATCGCTCCTGCAGAGCGCACCGAAGGACGCGGCATCGTCCTGGCCGTCACGGAGTTCCTCACCCAGCGGCTCGTCGGAACGGTCCATCTGCAGAACACCAACTGGCGCACCCTCGCCACCGAGGTCGCCTATGTGACCGCCCCCTGGGCGCGCGGCGAGGGCTACGCCACCGAATCGGTACTGGCCGTCGCCCAATGGCTCTTCAAGATCCAGAAGTTCGAGCGCATCGAGCTGCGCACAGCCGCCGACAACACCGCGTCCCAGCAGGTGGCCCAGAAGATCGGCTGCATAAGCGAGGGTGTGCTGCGTAACGCCTGGATAGCGCGTACACAGACCGAGGACGGCGGCTGGGCCGACATCCGCACCGACCTGATCGTCTGGAGTCTGCTGCCCGAGGACATCGAGGGCGTCTCGGGCCGGATGGCGGACGCGGGCTACGCCTCCTTCACCGACTGGAACTGA
- a CDS encoding MetQ/NlpA family ABC transporter substrate-binding protein, whose amino-acid sequence MRKNIKLTAAAAATAALALGLTACGTASDPTAKSGSGAKADESRALVVAASPTPHADILNYVKDNLAKKAGLKLEVKEFTDYVLPNTATESGQVDANFFQHKPYLDDFNKKNNTHIVPVVNVHLEPLGLYSKKVKDLKEIKSGQTVAVPNDTTNEGRALKLLADNGLITLKSGVGSGAKLSDIQDKKGLEFKEIEAATLPRALNDVDAAVINGNYAIEADLKPAKDSLALEKAQGNPYANFLAVKEGNEKDARVQKLAELLNSPQVKKFIEDTYAGSVVPAFGAAK is encoded by the coding sequence GTGCGTAAGAACATCAAGCTCACCGCGGCTGCCGCCGCCACCGCCGCCCTCGCTCTCGGCCTCACGGCCTGCGGCACCGCGTCCGACCCGACCGCCAAGTCCGGCTCCGGCGCCAAGGCCGACGAGTCCAGGGCGTTGGTCGTCGCCGCGTCCCCGACGCCGCACGCCGATATCCTCAACTACGTCAAGGACAACCTGGCGAAGAAGGCCGGACTCAAGCTCGAGGTCAAGGAGTTCACGGACTACGTCCTGCCGAACACCGCCACCGAGAGCGGCCAGGTCGACGCCAACTTCTTCCAGCACAAGCCGTACCTCGACGACTTCAACAAGAAGAACAACACCCACATCGTTCCGGTCGTCAATGTTCACCTGGAGCCGCTGGGCCTCTACTCCAAGAAGGTCAAGGACCTCAAGGAGATCAAGTCCGGCCAGACGGTCGCCGTACCGAACGACACCACCAACGAGGGCCGCGCGCTCAAGCTCCTCGCGGACAACGGTCTGATCACCCTCAAGTCCGGTGTCGGTTCCGGCGCCAAGCTCTCCGACATCCAGGACAAGAAGGGCCTGGAGTTCAAGGAGATCGAGGCCGCCACGCTGCCCCGCGCCCTGAACGACGTCGACGCCGCGGTCATCAACGGCAACTACGCCATCGAGGCCGACCTCAAGCCCGCCAAGGACTCCCTTGCGCTGGAGAAGGCGCAGGGCAACCCCTACGCCAACTTCCTCGCCGTCAAGGAGGGCAATGAGAAGGACGCCCGGGTGCAGAAGCTCGCGGAGCTCCTCAACTCCCCCCAGGTGAAGAAGTTCATCGAGGACACGTACGCCGGCTCGGTCGTCCCGGCCTTCGGCGCCGCCAAGTAA
- a CDS encoding methionine ABC transporter permease yields the protein MNWSEMQPLLSQGTLDTLYMVLWSTLVTVAGGLPLGVLLVLTDKGGLLQSTPVNKVVGVIVNIGRSLPFIILLIALIPFTTLVVGTFIGPTAMIVPLAVGAIPFFARLVETAIREVDHGLVEAVQAMGGSIWTIVRKVLLPQALPSLVSAVTTTVIVLVGYSAMAGAVGGEGLGSKAVTYGFQRFETQFMLITVVILIALVTVVQLIGDGVVRLLARRGRTA from the coding sequence GTGAACTGGTCGGAGATGCAGCCGCTGCTGAGCCAGGGCACCCTCGACACCCTCTACATGGTGCTGTGGTCCACCCTCGTCACCGTCGCCGGCGGACTGCCGCTCGGTGTGCTGCTCGTCCTCACCGACAAGGGCGGGCTGCTGCAGAGCACCCCGGTGAACAAGGTCGTCGGCGTGATCGTGAACATCGGCCGCTCGCTGCCGTTCATCATCCTGCTGATCGCGCTGATCCCCTTCACCACCCTGGTCGTCGGCACCTTCATCGGCCCCACCGCGATGATCGTGCCGCTTGCCGTCGGCGCCATTCCGTTCTTCGCCCGGCTCGTCGAGACGGCGATCCGCGAGGTCGATCACGGCCTGGTCGAGGCCGTCCAGGCGATGGGCGGATCCATCTGGACGATCGTCCGCAAGGTGCTGCTGCCGCAGGCACTGCCGTCGCTCGTCTCCGCCGTCACCACCACCGTGATCGTTCTCGTCGGCTACTCGGCGATGGCAGGCGCGGTCGGCGGCGAGGGTCTGGGCTCCAAGGCCGTCACCTACGGATTCCAGCGCTTCGAGACCCAGTTCATGCTCATCACGGTCGTCATCCTGATCGCCCTCGTCACCGTCGTACAGCTCATCGGTGACGGAGTCGTAAGACTCCTGGCGCGCCGCGGCCGTACCGCCTGA
- a CDS encoding methionine ABC transporter ATP-binding protein, with translation MPGGHRAAHSTVTETPVITATGLTKIYRAHHSRGREVTALDGVDLHVREGEVFGVIGQSGAGKSSLIRCVNLLERPTAGTVTVAGQDLTALAGRGRRAGKELREARSRIGMVFQHFNLLSSRSVKDNIELPLEILGISGAERSRKALELLDLVGLADKAKAYPGQLSGGQKQRVGIARALAGDPQVLLSDEATSALDPETTRSILQLLRDLNRQLGLTVLLITHEMDVVKTICDSAALMKKGKIIESGTVSELLATPGSELAEELFPVGGEASGPESTVIDVTFHGEAATQPVISQLSRTYNIDISILGAAMDTVAGKQIGRMRIELPGRYEDNVVPVGFLREQGLQVDVVDPDAPAESVALPAQTSALVREGAK, from the coding sequence GTGCCCGGCGGACACCGCGCCGCGCACTCGACAGTGACGGAAACCCCTGTGATCACCGCTACGGGCCTGACGAAAATTTACCGGGCTCACCATTCGCGAGGCCGCGAGGTCACCGCCCTGGACGGCGTCGACCTGCACGTCCGTGAGGGCGAGGTCTTCGGAGTCATCGGCCAGAGCGGCGCCGGCAAGTCTTCGCTCATCCGCTGCGTGAACCTGCTGGAGCGCCCCACCGCCGGCACCGTGACCGTCGCCGGCCAGGACCTCACCGCGCTGGCCGGACGCGGCCGCCGGGCCGGCAAGGAACTGCGCGAGGCGCGCAGCCGTATCGGCATGGTCTTCCAGCACTTCAACCTGCTGTCCTCGCGCAGCGTCAAGGACAACATCGAACTGCCGCTGGAGATCCTCGGGATCTCCGGCGCCGAGCGCTCCCGCAAGGCACTCGAGCTGCTCGATCTGGTGGGCCTCGCCGACAAGGCGAAGGCGTACCCCGGACAGCTCTCCGGCGGACAGAAGCAGCGTGTCGGCATCGCCCGCGCACTCGCCGGCGACCCGCAGGTGCTGCTCTCCGACGAGGCGACCAGCGCGCTCGACCCCGAGACCACCCGCTCGATCCTGCAGCTGCTGCGCGACCTCAACCGGCAGCTCGGACTGACCGTACTGCTCATCACGCACGAGATGGACGTCGTCAAGACGATCTGCGACTCGGCCGCCCTGATGAAGAAGGGGAAGATCATCGAATCCGGAACGGTGAGTGAACTGCTCGCAACGCCCGGCTCCGAGCTGGCCGAGGAGCTCTTCCCGGTCGGCGGCGAGGCCTCTGGCCCCGAGAGCACGGTCATCGACGTCACCTTCCACGGCGAGGCCGCCACCCAGCCGGTGATCTCCCAGCTCTCGCGTACGTACAACATCGACATCTCGATCCTCGGCGCCGCCATGGACACCGTCGCGGGCAAGCAGATCGGCCGGATGCGCATCGAGTTGCCCGGCCGCTACGAGGACAACGTCGTTCCCGTCGGCTTCCTGCGCGAGCAGGGCCTGCAGGTCGATGTCGTCGACCCCGACGCACCCGCCGAGTCGGTCGCTCTGCCCGCGCAGACCTCCGCGCTGGTCAGGGAAGGTGCCAAGTGA
- a CDS encoding HAD family hydrolase, whose translation MKILHADALLFDNDGTLVSSMESVDRCWAIWAREYGITAEDFARVELHGRPAMEIAADLVPAGMVPEALARIEQLEVEDVVGGVVLLPGTAELLARLPADRWAVVTSATRRLAEARLEEVGIRPKCLIAADDIKRGKPDPEPYLLGARRLGLDPARCVVFEDAPAGLTAGRAAGMRTVGLATTHQRSELVADVVVRDLSAVSVQVTGGGVEITAAE comes from the coding sequence ATGAAGATCCTCCACGCCGATGCCCTGCTGTTCGACAACGACGGGACGCTCGTCTCCTCGATGGAGTCCGTCGACCGATGCTGGGCAATCTGGGCGCGGGAGTACGGGATCACGGCGGAGGACTTCGCCCGCGTCGAACTCCACGGCCGCCCCGCCATGGAGATAGCCGCCGATCTGGTGCCCGCGGGCATGGTGCCCGAGGCCCTGGCCCGTATCGAACAGCTCGAGGTCGAGGACGTGGTCGGCGGAGTCGTCCTGCTGCCCGGCACCGCCGAGCTGCTCGCGCGGCTGCCCGCGGACCGCTGGGCCGTGGTCACCTCCGCGACCCGGCGGCTTGCCGAGGCCAGGCTCGAAGAGGTCGGCATCCGGCCCAAGTGCCTGATCGCCGCCGACGACATCAAGCGCGGCAAGCCCGACCCGGAGCCCTACCTGCTCGGGGCGCGCCGGCTCGGCCTGGATCCGGCGCGCTGCGTCGTCTTCGAGGACGCGCCGGCGGGGCTGACCGCGGGGCGCGCGGCCGGTATGCGGACCGTGGGCTTGGCCACAACACACCAGCGTTCCGAGCTCGTCGCCGATGTCGTCGTGCGTGACCTCTCGGCCGTGTCCGTGCAGGTCACCGGAGGGGGAGTGGAGATCACCGCGGCGGAATGA